A section of the Rummeliibacillus pycnus genome encodes:
- a CDS encoding DedA family protein yields MSIDTITQYIGSYGYIILFICLFFGIVGIPAPEESLLFLTGILISHHQLSMGPTIVLSELGAFVGMLTAYTCGKYLGKPFVSKFGKYIGLTNERWINIENKYRKNAYKTITFGFYLPGIRQLSPYFAGIAKIPFLRFFLFSLLGSILWTIPFILVGYFTAEAIYINPKYVPYFGVGLFILFLMYLFIKAIISKKNNYI; encoded by the coding sequence ATGAGTATAGATACAATTACGCAATATATTGGTTCTTATGGTTATATAATACTTTTTATCTGTTTATTCTTTGGGATTGTTGGAATACCAGCACCAGAAGAATCCCTACTTTTTTTAACAGGTATATTAATTAGTCATCATCAGCTATCAATGGGACCAACTATTGTGTTATCAGAACTAGGAGCTTTTGTAGGAATGCTTACTGCGTATACTTGTGGAAAGTATTTAGGTAAACCTTTTGTAAGTAAATTTGGTAAATATATTGGTCTTACAAACGAAAGGTGGATCAATATAGAAAATAAGTATAGGAAGAATGCTTACAAAACGATTACTTTCGGTTTTTATTTACCAGGAATTCGTCAATTGAGTCCTTACTTTGCAGGGATTGCCAAAATCCCATTTCTTCGTTTTTTTCTATTTTCTTTATTAGGCAGTATTCTTTGGACAATTCCATTTATATTAGTAGGATACTTTACGGCTGAAGCTATTTATATTAACCCCAAATATGTACCTTATTTTGGCGTTGGATTATTCATATTATTTTTAATGTATCTATTTATTAAAGCAATAATTTCCAAAAAAAATAATTATATTTAA
- a CDS encoding MGDG synthase family glycosyltransferase: MKKILFFPLLRMQSGHHQVADAIMDMIKNRIDDIELKKIDLMSYTNKSLEKIISRSYLKWIRFAPATYNVVYKKHFYSQKQTKNSYKIYQGIFIKKMEQLIDEEKPDAIVCTHGFPSYLLSQLKMQGKCNVPVINVYTDFFINNVWAKEGIDFHFVPSLEVKRNLMEVYKIPSEKIIVTGIPTHEEILKTTHRNFTREKPQILVAGGNSGLGGILKLSSEMKNSKQFNFTVLCGNNQKLYDEILSWDLDHINPLPYISSRTEMNQIYDEVDAIITKPGGVTISEVLKKRLPIFVHAYLPGQEEINMTYLKKQQLVFELNQTVSLESQLNKILKDTRKMKQWEQSIDLFQKGLQLETPEQMVDVVNWILDKKSTSIPLYKVEPSIHLQVARV, from the coding sequence GTGAAAAAGATTCTATTCTTTCCACTTTTACGTATGCAATCTGGTCATCATCAAGTTGCAGACGCAATAATGGATATGATAAAAAATCGAATTGACGATATTGAATTAAAAAAAATTGATTTGATGAGTTATACAAATAAATCATTAGAAAAAATTATTTCACGTAGTTACTTAAAATGGATAAGATTTGCTCCAGCAACTTATAACGTAGTTTACAAAAAACATTTCTATTCACAAAAACAAACTAAAAATTCTTATAAAATTTATCAAGGAATATTTATAAAGAAAATGGAGCAATTAATAGACGAAGAAAAACCAGATGCAATAGTTTGTACACATGGATTTCCATCTTATCTTTTAAGTCAACTAAAAATGCAAGGAAAATGTAATGTACCTGTTATCAACGTTTATACAGACTTTTTTATCAATAATGTTTGGGCAAAAGAAGGAATAGATTTCCACTTTGTTCCAAGCCTAGAAGTAAAGCGAAATTTAATGGAAGTGTACAAAATACCTAGTGAAAAAATTATTGTTACAGGTATTCCAACTCATGAGGAAATACTAAAAACGACACATCGAAACTTTACTAGAGAAAAGCCACAAATTTTAGTAGCTGGAGGAAATAGTGGTCTAGGCGGTATATTAAAATTATCTTCAGAAATGAAGAATTCAAAACAATTTAATTTCACTGTACTTTGTGGCAATAATCAAAAATTATATGATGAGATTCTTTCTTGGGATTTAGATCATATCAATCCTTTACCTTATATTTCATCAAGAACAGAAATGAATCAAATTTATGATGAAGTAGATGCGATTATTACAAAACCAGGTGGCGTTACGATTAGTGAAGTATTGAAAAAAAGGCTTCCAATTTTCGTTCATGCCTATTTACCTGGTCAAGAAGAAATTAATATGACCTACTTAAAAAAACAGCAGCTTGTGTTTGAACTTAACCAAACAGTTTCATTGGAAAGTCAATTAAACAAAATTTTAAAGGACACTAGAAAAATGAAACAATGGGAACAATCAATTGACCTTTTTCAAAAAGGATTACAATTGGAAACACCTGAACAAATGGTCGATGTGGTAAATTGGATTTTAGACAAAAAATCAACAAGCATTCCATTATATAAGGTTGAACCTTCAATACATTTACAAGTGGCTAGGGTATAA
- a CDS encoding DUF2231 domain-containing protein, with protein sequence MPLHPLIVHFPIALLILAAVIEIVNVVMKKESLNKFGTLLIILGVISGFATLATGDGAEHFAENKWGDAVEGKIGPHETFADISMFIFSALAIIKILFRHNIFKWNFLQSKALRGGFATVLIVLLSISGAASIAVTGHLGGKIVYENNSNTSVTHTNDSHQDSDEN encoded by the coding sequence ATGCCATTACATCCATTAATCGTTCATTTTCCAATTGCTTTATTAATATTAGCAGCAGTTATCGAAATTGTGAATGTTGTTATGAAAAAGGAATCACTTAACAAATTCGGTACTTTACTAATTATTCTAGGGGTAATTTCAGGGTTTGCTACACTTGCTACAGGTGATGGAGCAGAACATTTTGCTGAAAATAAATGGGGAGATGCTGTAGAAGGAAAAATAGGACCTCATGAGACTTTTGCAGATATTTCAATGTTTATTTTTAGTGCTTTAGCGATTATCAAAATTCTTTTCAGACATAATATATTCAAATGGAACTTTTTACAAAGTAAAGCTCTTAGAGGTGGTTTTGCTACTGTATTGATTGTACTCCTAAGTATTTCTGGAGCAGCATCAATAGCGGTTACTGGACACCTAGGTGGTAAAATTGTTTACGAAAATAATTCAAATACTTCTGTGACTCATACAAACGATTCCCATCAAGATTCAGATGAAAATTAG
- a CDS encoding response regulator transcription factor, whose product MVNRILVVEDELQIAKILKLELEYEGYEVVVANNGKFGLEVALTGKIDLVLLDIMLPEMNGIEVLRRIRKENEMMPIILLTARNMTMDKVTGLDLGANDYITKPFEIEELLARVRSCLRQNAIISNVNNNESIISVKDLTVNHDTREVTRGNNSITLTPKEFDLLVYLISHKNKIVTRENIIKDVWDYDYEGDTNVIDVYIWHLRKKIDEGFESNAIIETVRGVGYIVRES is encoded by the coding sequence ATGGTAAATAGAATTTTGGTAGTTGAGGATGAACTGCAAATTGCTAAAATATTGAAATTAGAACTTGAATATGAAGGGTATGAAGTAGTAGTCGCGAATAACGGTAAATTTGGATTGGAAGTAGCTCTTACTGGGAAAATTGATTTGGTATTATTGGATATTATGTTGCCTGAGATGAATGGAATTGAGGTATTAAGAAGAATACGAAAAGAAAATGAAATGATGCCGATTATTCTACTGACAGCTCGTAATATGACAATGGATAAAGTAACTGGATTAGATCTTGGAGCGAATGATTATATCACAAAACCATTTGAAATAGAGGAGTTACTAGCTAGAGTTCGTTCTTGTCTTCGTCAAAATGCAATTATCTCCAATGTAAATAATAACGAATCCATCATATCGGTTAAAGATTTAACGGTAAATCATGACACGAGAGAAGTAACCAGAGGAAACAATTCCATAACATTAACCCCGAAAGAATTTGACTTATTGGTTTATCTAATCTCTCATAAAAATAAAATTGTAACAAGGGAAAACATTATTAAAGACGTATGGGATTATGACTATGAAGGTGATACAAATGTAATTGATGTGTACATTTGGCATTTAAGAAAAAAAATAGATGAAGGATTTGAAAGTAATGCAATCATTGAGACAGTTAGGGGAGTGGGGTATATTGTAAGGGAGAGTTAA
- a CDS encoding ferric reductase-like transmembrane domain-containing protein, translating into MFNTWEWIRLCGFLAYFYFTISVIFGLLRKTSSIKKQKNLLFHLHLNAGWVGFLALMVHILLLLIDQYQPYQVKEILVPFSAQYKPLLSALGTISLYIFLVVIFTSDVLISVMNRKVWKSIHFLVLPAWAMSFLHGVFIGTDSSNHFIQIFYIVTGSIVIIAGSFRVYGEYSKKTTPTVRTRRSRG; encoded by the coding sequence ATGTTTAATACTTGGGAATGGATCCGACTTTGCGGTTTTCTTGCATATTTTTATTTTACGATTTCTGTTATTTTTGGTTTACTTCGCAAAACATCATCGATTAAAAAACAGAAAAACTTACTATTTCATTTACACCTAAACGCTGGCTGGGTGGGGTTTTTGGCATTGATGGTACATATCTTGTTACTATTAATAGACCAATACCAACCATATCAAGTAAAAGAGATTTTAGTACCTTTCAGTGCACAGTATAAACCCCTTTTATCAGCACTTGGTACAATCAGTTTATATATTTTTTTAGTTGTTATATTTACATCTGATGTTTTGATCAGTGTGATGAATAGAAAAGTTTGGAAATCTATTCACTTTTTAGTTCTACCTGCATGGGCTATGTCTTTCTTACATGGTGTCTTTATTGGAACGGATAGTTCAAACCATTTTATACAAATATTCTATATTGTAACAGGAAGTATTGTCATAATTGCAGGTAGCTTCAGAGTTTACGGGGAATACAGCAAAAAAACAACTCCAACAGTAAGAACGAGAAGAAGCAGAGGGTAA
- a CDS encoding sensor histidine kinase: protein MKINTKINLITTIWIICVLVIVNIVVFYSFMTVTVNVEKKVVLQNASAILEDINHGDTDAVIEKKLSKYLTHGSFIRILDDHSKIIHQVTNNKELANKIKARFSRKTISDRYLVHLAQREEQILVVRIPIESNGKVIETLEIGERLVGLELGKDVLLSILIFCTIMGALISLIGGKWLSNIIIRPVSNMIDTMEEIEQSGITKRMVIDQQPKDELQKMAVTFNRMMDRLDINIEKQQQFISDASHELKTPITVIKSYADFLRRRGIQNKEVALDAVEVIHSEATRIQQMTERFLDLANTDLENELEKKSIDLVALCKEIVKQLHSTYKRDLLLHYKEKTITVIADELKLKQVIIILLDNAIKYSSDQIDIYLENQKNGTIIRVKDYGIGIPKEEINNVFERFYRVDKARNRETGGTGLGLSIAKNIMKQHNGEIKVNSTEGVGTEVELFLPKD from the coding sequence ATGAAAATTAATACTAAAATCAATTTAATCACAACAATATGGATCATTTGTGTTCTAGTAATCGTTAATATAGTTGTTTTTTATTCTTTCATGACAGTAACTGTCAATGTAGAAAAAAAAGTAGTGCTTCAAAATGCGAGTGCAATCTTAGAAGATATTAATCATGGTGATACAGACGCTGTTATTGAAAAAAAATTATCCAAGTATTTAACACACGGATCATTTATTCGAATACTTGATGACCATTCTAAAATCATTCATCAAGTAACGAATAATAAAGAGTTAGCCAATAAAATTAAAGCGAGATTTTCTAGAAAAACAATTTCTGATCGATATTTAGTGCATTTAGCACAAAGAGAAGAACAAATTCTTGTTGTAAGAATACCTATTGAATCCAATGGTAAAGTTATTGAAACATTGGAAATTGGGGAAAGATTAGTCGGATTAGAATTAGGAAAAGATGTCTTACTATCAATATTAATCTTTTGTACCATTATGGGAGCCCTTATTTCTCTAATTGGTGGGAAATGGTTATCAAATATCATCATTAGACCGGTCTCCAATATGATTGATACCATGGAGGAAATTGAACAAAGTGGTATAACCAAAAGAATGGTGATCGATCAGCAACCTAAAGACGAATTGCAAAAGATGGCTGTTACATTTAATCGTATGATGGATCGTTTAGATATCAATATAGAAAAACAACAGCAATTTATTTCGGATGCGTCTCATGAACTAAAAACGCCAATTACGGTTATTAAAAGTTATGCTGATTTTTTAAGAAGACGTGGTATACAAAACAAAGAAGTTGCCTTAGATGCAGTCGAAGTCATTCATTCAGAAGCTACTAGAATACAACAAATGACGGAGAGATTTTTGGATTTAGCTAATACAGATTTAGAAAATGAACTAGAAAAGAAATCAATAGACTTAGTTGCCTTATGTAAAGAAATAGTCAAGCAGCTTCATAGCACTTATAAGAGGGATTTACTATTACATTATAAAGAGAAGACAATTACGGTTATAGCAGATGAATTAAAGTTAAAACAGGTAATTATTATCCTACTCGATAATGCAATCAAATATAGTTCAGATCAAATTGATATTTATCTAGAAAACCAAAAAAATGGTACGATTATTCGTGTAAAGGACTATGGAATCGGTATCCCTAAGGAAGAAATAAATAATGTTTTTGAGCGATTTTATCGAGTTGATAAGGCAAGAAATAGAGAAACAGGTGGAACAGGACTTGGATTATCTATCGCAAAAAACATTATGAAACAGCATAATGGTGAAATAAAAGTAAATAGCACTGAAGGAGTAGGAACGGAGGTAGAATTATTCTTGCCAAAAGATTGA
- a CDS encoding polysaccharide deacetylase family protein has product MIYLLICGVMVLVLFICYGPLPTVLIRVSEHGIKKRIQAKGMAITFDDGPNDIYTPQLLDVLKKYDVKATFFVVGSNVLKNPEIVKRMAKEGHTIGIHHFDHVSSWIMSPFRLKKQLQMTEKAITECTGEKVSFYRPPWGHFNLFTLAVSKKYNKIMWSNIFGDWKVEKAKHGLLNELRNSVKEEAIFVLHDNGDTLGAEEEAPKYMIRNLEIFLKECKEKNVRFITLKELKE; this is encoded by the coding sequence GTGATATATTTATTAATTTGTGGTGTAATGGTATTAGTGTTATTTATTTGCTATGGTCCATTACCTACTGTACTTATTCGTGTATCAGAGCATGGAATTAAAAAAAGAATACAAGCAAAGGGAATGGCTATAACTTTTGATGATGGTCCAAATGATATATATACGCCTCAATTGCTTGATGTGTTAAAAAAATATGATGTAAAAGCTACTTTTTTTGTTGTAGGTAGTAATGTTCTAAAGAATCCAGAAATAGTTAAGCGAATGGCTAAAGAGGGACATACAATAGGTATTCATCATTTTGATCATGTTTCAAGTTGGATTATGTCTCCATTTCGATTAAAAAAACAATTGCAAATGACAGAAAAGGCCATTACTGAATGTACAGGTGAAAAAGTTTCGTTTTATAGACCGCCATGGGGCCATTTTAATCTTTTCACATTAGCAGTAAGTAAAAAATACAATAAAATAATGTGGTCAAATATCTTTGGAGATTGGAAAGTGGAAAAGGCAAAACATGGTCTGTTAAATGAATTAAGAAATTCAGTAAAAGAAGAAGCCATTTTTGTGTTACATGATAATGGGGATACTTTAGGGGCTGAAGAGGAAGCACCGAAATACATGATTCGAAATTTAGAGATTTTCCTTAAAGAATGTAAAGAAAAAAATGTACGATTTATTACATTAAAAGAGCTAAAAGAATAG
- a CDS encoding DedA family protein — protein sequence MGDIIAYFNQYGYLVLLVSLILEMIAFPLPGEVILSYCGFLVYQGQLNWILSILMAWLGVSIGVTISYWIGYKLGTPFLVKYGKFLLLRPARVKKTSVWFGKYGKKLLVIAYFLPGIRHVTGYFSGITRLPFIKFAMLAYSGALIWVSVFICTGELLGPKWKTFSSIIKPYLISGGSIALLMIVMIVIYKKYRVQITKKAFWIIQILFHKSNNPK from the coding sequence TTGGGAGATATCATAGCCTATTTTAATCAGTACGGATATCTAGTACTACTCGTTTCACTCATACTTGAAATGATTGCTTTTCCTTTACCAGGTGAAGTCATATTGAGCTACTGTGGATTTCTTGTATATCAAGGTCAGTTAAACTGGATTCTTAGCATTCTAATGGCCTGGTTGGGTGTATCAATCGGCGTTACAATTTCGTATTGGATTGGTTATAAACTTGGAACACCCTTTTTAGTTAAATACGGAAAATTCCTTTTGTTAAGACCAGCACGAGTAAAAAAAACATCCGTATGGTTCGGAAAGTATGGAAAAAAATTATTAGTAATCGCTTATTTTCTCCCTGGTATTAGACATGTGACAGGGTATTTTTCAGGAATTACAAGACTTCCATTTATAAAGTTTGCAATGCTTGCTTATAGTGGTGCATTGATATGGGTATCTGTTTTTATTTGTACAGGAGAACTTTTGGGGCCGAAATGGAAAACCTTCAGTTCCATCATCAAACCCTATCTCATCAGTGGAGGTAGTATTGCATTACTAATGATAGTAATGATTGTGATTTATAAAAAATATAGAGTGCAAATTACGAAAAAAGCTTTTTGGATCATTCAAATACTTTTTCATAAATCTAATAATCCAAAATAA
- a CDS encoding FAD:protein FMN transferase, protein MESLTLHMMNTEFYVEVPSSSDNWKERVTNWLSYVANEWSRFIPNNELDQINQLSVGKKLKINSLLYDCLKKANEYYEQTDGLFSPYLKNQIENQGYVQSFPFKKGKGESQDEENLNQIVKNPIHFLENHEIVKTANQQIDLGGFAKGYAVEHIKKWLQDQGFPYGIVDGGGDMTLWSNGEKEWTIGIADPFNGENIGRIKIKNGAIATSSRVYRSWVYQNEEKHHILNGQTGKVAETNVLQATVVTNSLYQSEVGAKLCFLMDEQQLNQWFEKSGWLVARFIVNKDEATKWIKTGDGKHV, encoded by the coding sequence ATGGAATCTCTTACACTTCACATGATGAATACTGAATTTTATGTAGAAGTGCCCTCATCTTCTGATAATTGGAAAGAGAGAGTTACGAACTGGTTAAGCTATGTAGCAAATGAATGGTCACGATTTATCCCAAATAATGAATTAGATCAAATTAATCAACTTTCTGTAGGGAAAAAGTTGAAAATAAACTCTTTGCTATATGACTGTTTAAAAAAGGCAAATGAGTATTATGAGCAAACAGACGGACTTTTTTCCCCTTATTTAAAAAACCAAATTGAAAACCAAGGATATGTTCAATCCTTTCCTTTTAAAAAAGGTAAAGGAGAAAGTCAAGATGAAGAAAATCTAAATCAAATCGTTAAAAATCCAATCCATTTTTTAGAAAACCACGAAATTGTAAAGACTGCTAATCAGCAAATTGATTTAGGCGGATTTGCAAAAGGATATGCAGTAGAACATATAAAAAAATGGTTACAAGATCAAGGATTCCCATATGGAATTGTAGATGGTGGAGGGGATATGACACTATGGTCAAATGGAGAAAAAGAATGGACTATTGGTATAGCTGATCCTTTTAATGGAGAAAACATCGGGAGAATTAAAATTAAAAACGGTGCAATTGCTACTTCAAGTAGAGTTTATAGAAGCTGGGTTTATCAAAATGAAGAGAAACATCATATTCTTAATGGTCAAACAGGTAAAGTAGCTGAAACAAATGTATTACAAGCGACAGTTGTTACGAATAGCTTATATCAATCTGAAGTGGGAGCCAAGTTATGCTTTTTAATGGATGAACAACAGCTAAACCAATGGTTTGAAAAGAGTGGTTGGCTTGTAGCTCGTTTTATTGTCAATAAAGATGAAGCGACTAAATGGATTAAAACAGGAGATGGAAAACATGTTTAA